In Aspergillus fumigatus Af293 chromosome 6, whole genome shotgun sequence, the genomic window TGTCCGGAGAGACTGCCAAGGGCAATTACCCCACCGAGGCTGTCAAGATGATGTCGGAGACCTGCTTGCTTGCAGAGGTCGCTATTCCTCACTTCCAGGTCTTTGACGAATTGCGTAACCTTGCTCCCCGCCCCACTGACACCGTTGAGTCTATCGCCATGGCTGCCGTCAGCGCCAGTCTTGAGCTCAACGCTGGAGCCATTGTTGTCTTGACCACTAGGTATGTAATATCGCTGTCATCTGCGGTCGACCGAATTCCGCTAACAGTAGATCCTTAGCGGTAAAACTGCTCGTCTTCTTTCCAAGTATCGCCCTGTCTGCCCAATCATCATGGTCACTCGCAACCCCATGGCCGCCCGGGTAAGTTtgatctcgtcgtcatcgttggACAAATGAGCGTCGCTAACCGTGCAATCAAGTACTCCCATCTGTATCGTGGTGTTTGGCCCTTCACCTTCcctgagaagaagcccgaCTTCAATGTCAAGATCTGGCAGGAGGATGTTGACCGCCGCCTCAAGTGGGGTATTTCTCATGCTCTCAAGCTCGGCCTCATCAACAAGGGCGACAACATCGTCTGTGTCCAGGGCTGGCGCGGTGGCATGGGACACACCAACACTGTCCGTGTGGTCCCTGCTGAGGAGaaccttggccttgctgAAGAGTAAATCTGATCCTGACTGCCATTTCCGGTGGATAAAAACAGTAATGACCGCGGTCGGATCATGTGCGATAAGGGGTTGTCTTGTCTTGGACTTTGTAGATATGTCTCGACGACCGATGAAATCGCGCGCACTCCAGACAGTCGCCCATCTTTCTCACTGCGAGGTTTCGCCAGTGGATATGATCAGACATGGAGTAGTGATGAAAACATAGCAGCCCGGAGGAGCCTGCTATTTCTTTTCACCATTGAAGTTGGTTGGGATAAAGTGGACGCTTAACCTGGGGAACATAAATTCGCTGTGGATCTTGTTTTGAAGCGTTAATCAGCCATCATTCAGAGGAAGTCTCCTAATGCTGGATTAATGAATTGCTCATGTATATGATGAGAACGAAATCAATAACTGTTCAGTGTAAGCTGTTAGTCGGCCCTTTCTGTGTTAGTTGCGTGGCAGCGCTTGTCCGTGTTTATGTTAACTGGTCACGCCTTGCTGAAGAATCACATAGACCAACCAACTTGACGTAGCGAGATTTGAAATGCCGCATCAAATGCCCGGAATACTCATCACTAAGGGCAAACGAAGAGATACTCTTTCGCAGCATGAGAGaaaggacaaagaaagagaatcaaGGGAGCGAGAGCAATGCGGGGGAAAGGCTCTCGCACGCGGGTCAGAAACAGGACGGAAGAGCAGCTGGAGCCGAGGCTCGGCCACCGTCCTGAGGCATACATGTTTTCTCTCCATCAGATTCGCAACCACAGAAGACCATCTCACAATAAGAATCAAAAGGTGTACAGtgaaaaaagagagaaattCTGTAGGACTAAAAATCCGGAGAAAATAAGATACTCTGACTGACTGTAATTGAAAATCCGAGCTGCTGAACAGCAAGGGCAAATCATATGCCTCGAGTCTCCCCACGGTCGTCCCGGAACCTGCCGAAAGTTCGTTCACTTTTCGCCCGGTGAAacggaagccgaagaagctAGGACTACATTACTACATTTGATCGCCAGTCTCAAGCTTTGGTTTAATATGTCTGTCTCTGGGACGTTTGATTGTTTCTATAAAACATTCTCGGGAGCGGTAAAAAGGAAAGTCATGCCACAGTTTAGTCACCCGTCGCTGAGTACTCCACGGGTTATGTGCTCGTGTCGTATGCCATATCTCAACAAAAACATATCAGAAAAGAGTGTACAATGCTCTGAGCATGCTAAATGTAAACAGATCAAATGCCCTCTGTGTTGTGCACGGCCGCCAACGCCTCCATTGAATGCAAGTCATAAGTCCTGGTAGCGTGCCAGTTATACATGAAGTGTCGTAAGCTCGTAAAGTTGCCGTGGTCACGACAGCCGTCAAGTTTGGCTCTGAGAACCACCGGAGTCGGCACTAGCATCTGCGTCGTCACCATCGGTGCTCtgaggaggctgagaagaCTGAGGAGCCTGAGGAGCCTGAGGTAGGTGATGGACATGTGCTTCCGCAGGCTGATTTCGATATGATTGGGTTGGTTGGAGTTGATGCCAGCAACTGGGAATAACATTAGCGATTGCTGCCAATTTAAATCGCTGGAACTACATACCTTGGTGCTTGAAGCACATATCGAGCCATTGCCTCTCTGAATCGACTCTTATACTCCTTGGGACTCGTGACAGTAGGCCGATTCTTGCCTCCGCCAGCAAATCCCCGGTCCTTGATCCATGATTCCAATTTTTTGTCCCAGGTGTACGTGCGAATGCAATCAATCACACCTACCACCAGCTCCGACCGACTCTCGTCAATGGCAATCATCAACGAATAGTCCATAACATTTTGGCGACCCAAGAAGAGGGTATCATTCCAAACGCTCTGGCTCAGCAGTTTCTTTGAGTGTTCCCTGGCAAACAGTGGTGTCTCATAGATGAAGTCCACCATGTTCTCATCCAAAAGCACTTCATTGCGCTCCCCCGTGCTCTGGACTTTACGATTTCTCATCGAGCCCTTGAGATCGAAGATCCGTGTCGGCACTCGATCGTAGAAGAGATTTTCCATCAAGAGCAAAAACCAGTTGAACTCTGTTCCCGTGGCGGGATTCTTGATAATAACCTGGTAAAACCCAAACATCTTCGCAATGGCAGAAGGCAGCTCGTGGAACAGCGCCTCAGACATGATCTGGAAATACGCCGGAGCAAATTTGAGAAACGCCTGTGTCTCGATAGGCGAAAGCGATTTCAGAATGAACCGATCATCCAGTGTCTTCAGAAACAGAGAGTTTGTCTTGCCCCCTTTGGAATCCCATTTAGCGCAACGAGACAGTGATTCCACAATTCGCTCTGCCACGCCACACTTTTTCCGCAGGGCGTCAAACTGCTCCGCATAGAATATCTTGCATAACATCTTAGCCTGCCCTTCCTGAAACTGGTACTTGAGATGAGTGCCAGTAGACCTCAGCAGTGCATGTTCAACCTGTGCCTCGTTCATGGCGTCCGAGCCCTCTTTCGAGATCGACTTTTTTTCGTCAAGTTGCTCATATCGTTTCTGGATATTGGCTAGCTTTTCTTTATAATCGCTCGAGGCAAGCGCGAACGCAACAAGGGAGCTAGGCTCGTCTTCTCGCACAATGATATCGCAATCTGCGAACACATGATCGGACATGCTAAGGGGATAATCGAGGGATGCCCAACCGCTCGCAGAGCGCTCTGACCAGAAATTCGTTAGCATTTTCAGGAGGTTGCTTCGCTCATGTTTCGGGAGCTCCTTGAGATCGAGCTGTTCGTCCTCCGGAGACAGCTTAGCCAGTTCATCGTTCGAGTCAGTCGTGTGGAGGTCCTCGGCTAAGGCTCGATCTTCATCGCTatgcatctcctcctcaccctctgATCCAGTTGGGCGATCGCCTTGTGCTTTATCTTCAGTCGTGGACGGATGAGTGCTGGAACGCTGCAAGACGGGTTCACCCCTAGGTTCTTCTTCCGAAGTTCTCTCCAGCGATTCACCGCTCTCTATGCTCGACTCATTGAGCGGAAGGCGTGGTGTCGTCGAAGGCATGAAGTCCTCTCCTTCGCCAGAAGGCTCTCGCTCCTCCACTGCGTCTCTAACATTCTTGTAGACTTCCACAATCGGCTTTGATGATGCTAATGGGTACGCCCGAGAATGGGTGCCCTTCGCAGCTCGTTGCTGTCTTTCTCTCTGGCGCTCCTTCTCAAATTCGCGACTCAACTGCTCGAAATGTTTGGCCAAGTTCGAGACACGGGTGTTATTCTTCCTACTTGGGACAGACCGAGGTATGAGCGATGGACCGGGCGTTAAACGAGAATTTCTAAGAGCAGTGAGGCCGAACCGATCCGAAAACTTCCTGTCTGAGGGCCTAAATTTGGATTCCGGGGTTGGGCTCGAGATGTTGTCTAAGCCGCCGGCGCCTGCTGCTCCTACCCTGAAACCACGGAGCGGTACACTCATCTTTACTCTGTCCCTCTGGCCTTGCAATGGTTGGGACTGGGCGCGGAGAAGCGGGGGAGAGGTCGCTTTTCCAGTTCGTCGGACAACACCTTCAGCAAGCCGAGGAATACCCGAAGGAGTGGGTTGTTTCAACATACTTGAAGGTGTTTGAGACTCTGTATCCAAATTTTGACCTTGGCTGTCCCCTTGCTCAGTAGGAGGATGCTCTGGTGAAACTTTACCTGACTCAGCGGCATCCGACGTGGCACCAGAGGTGCCTAAGCTGCTTGCAGATGGCGTGGTTGAAGGAGGTACTTGCTCCGGCATAGCGGATTGAGCAGTGGATTCAGGGCTCTGTGAGCCCTCCGGCTCATCAGGCTCGGCTGCAGGAGGAATAGAAGGTTCTGTCTCCTCCGGGCTCGGTGACGACGGTAGTGGGACTTCATCCTTATACAAGGTAGCTTCGTGGGCATTCTTTTCGCTTGAATCTTCTTCCACCACGGATACGAGGACATCCTGAGCTTTTTCGGGTGACAATGTCATACGACGCATTGGGCGCGGGTGTTCAGTCATTTGGTCATGACCACTTTCGGCCTCGGTCGGCGTTGTCGGAGGCTCTTCAGATGACGTGAGAGATGTCACGGAGGAGTCCTTATCAAGGaaaatcttcttcaattgcAGAGTCGCCAGCCGCCTAATGTCCTTTTCTGACGGAAAGAAGTTTTTCTCAAAATCAGCGAAGGCAGTATCCCATTCCACGACCTTTTCTTGGACTGAACGAAGTACTTCGTTCAATGGAGTCACTTCCCAGTATCGCGAACTAATATACTTGTCTTGTAGCTGCTTGATCAATGCGGCGTGGTCCTCGTTGGCTTTCCTAGTGAGTACCTCAATCTCGGCCTTGCACGCTTCTGCCAACTTTGGGACGACACTGTCAACGTTGATGCCCTTCAATCGGGCTTTGACAGAGCCCATGAATCGGTTCAGACGCTGTTCTATCTTAAGATATACCTCGTTTCTCAGTTTCAAGTCGTTGTCCACTTTCCAGGTGACCCTGGTTCTCGGAACGATGATTTCAAGCAAATTGATGGTGTCGTAGTGGATCCGCAGGGCAATGTCTTTGTAGCCGAAGAAACGGAGATGGTCGCGTTGCAGGTCGTGGGGACAGACACCAGCGCGAGCGTGCAAGTTCTTGCTGTAGAAAGAGAGCTCCAAATACTTCCCAAAAGAATACTTCCAGGTGCTATCTGACATGGGGAAGACTTGTGTTTCGTTGCCGCAAACTTTGCAGCAACTCCACATGAGAATCGTGTCCTGAAGACCTCGTAATTTTGATGGATAGGGCTGAACAAATACGCTTATCTGAGCCTCTCCATGTACGTATTGACGGTGATGTTCAAACATCCGCTTCTCGCAGCCATTTGCTGTGCAAATGGCGTTTGCATTTTGGCAAATGTCCTCGACATATTGTCCAATGGTACAGTCCGGCTCGAATATCGTGTCGTCACCGTGCTCGTTATAGTACTCCAGAGCGAACAAATCAGGACCGGAGCAGGGAATAGATGTGGTAGTGCAGACAAGGCTAAAAAGCACGACTATATTCTGGTGGGCGTATGGGTCGAAGAGACTGGAGGCGCCCGAGATGTATGCTTCCCATTGGCGCTTTTGGGTCTGATAGTGATGCAGGGCGTTGTCGTATTCGGCATCATGAGCCGCACGCAGAACTTCCTTGACTTTAGGAGAAGCATTctgaggagattgatgaacCATTTCAGGTGTAATGAGAATGAACTTTTGCGACTTGGCCTTCTCGTCCGAAGCTTGTTCAGAGCTGATGTCCTGATCACGAAGACGCTTCAGATATGCGAGCCTTCGTTCCATTTCTCTAGCACGTTTAAGAAGATAAGGAGGCTCAAACTTCACGAAAGGGGAAGCGGATAGAATCTTCGTCTCAGTGTTTCGCACAATATCTTCATAATAAGTCGGCATGGGAACGT contains:
- a CDS encoding 1-phosphatidylinositol-3-phosphate 5-kinase FAB1 — encoded protein: MAYQQSQGTSSPSASSIFLPLGRRGSRASVSSQAERESLNAALDQIHTAAYQSDSLTVFNDFTTPPVPASATEEKNLSAELQGGLSGLYSRFRTSVGGMRDIVSGVGKASDKSAPDGPAMKSPPSERSVSKFAADSTGPLAEAQQSNPSSSQGFRLQSPTPGSSQNTHELPTGKASKLSSKAASISSKASVSPSPTLKSPTVPLPKSTSNAATVDPTVTELHVSAVKEPTHYSSNTSVNVSSSSLQTVGSTGAEREENHYVPSMSSSGFSERLTHSPALSAKAHNPPNEGHAALDSSNKSKLTSQPSDSTKRLERRTSHDLEPSLTAPLQMTKNTTQGESEGTSPAQDRIRSNSATSFGLDRASVTASSGATSVSQLPSNKAGTLHDSQGPSTSATSLSLMDGNPKLDASPKAPSKDKSKYRPGMTSLSRFSAYGSSKNQSTEAAADPPSLTPINTAVDSLPGHNGRSKRPNAGGDGVVSQLRSKLLSKEFWMRDENAKDCFHCGETFSTFRRKHHCRTCGQIFDSKCTLLIPGERFGQPGSIRVCKPCEAMINGHDDDSSEFSDSEQSPMVLNPRLSELGLGNYSRTSADDDDSSSIISQSIEHVMKTPTMAIPATRRAGEGHNRRSAVLEISPERPLVRPTSSRSLKSTLNGRPHAMGHKRHHSRQQYIRNFKSFHDDRAPFQRRTVEDNPMRARLPAFHKDNIIDPDLAQYLSDDASSGDEQPSLLSAVSEGSLSKSGGDSERTTFGGLLAAVKKGRSAFGERSAASFIASARDGDEVGSSRAVNLPRPSRRRNLSVASSIHRHSPRASKDSVSNPHDAPGHVFPTGVTPSGFKMTRSSSMRGAGAPPVELNKASLQHVRKLLRQLLKDASVPHSNSWETALLPILLKAADEVDPDVQNGDDMDIRHYVKLKKILGGRPGDTSYVSGLVFTKNLALKSMPRSIPHPRILIITFPLEYARHQQHFMSLEPVIRQEREFLENLVSRIAALRPNLLLVEKNVSGLALELLEKANIATAYNVKSSVLEAVSRCTQTRIITSMDKLVTTPVHSDCGSFDVKTYVYNGHKKTYMYISGCRKELGCTIVLRGGDHNVLAKVKRITEFMVYVVYNLRLETCLMRDEFAQIPTSVEENASNAGDEAANVGTSSTMIKSDDKSATVQPCSQGGLDEKKIDPASIGKATITTDSTEVPDDVPMPTYYEDIVRNTETKILSASPFVKFEPPYLLKRAREMERRLAYLKRLRDQDISSEQASDEKAKSQKFILITPEMVHQSPQNASPKVKEVLRAAHDAEYDNALHHYQTQKRQWEAYISGASSLFDPYAHQNIVVLFSLVCTTTSIPCSGPDLFALEYYNEHGDDTIFEPDCTIGQYVEDICQNANAICTANGCEKRMFEHHRQYVHGEAQISVFVQPYPSKLRGLQDTILMWSCCKVCGNETQVFPMSDSTWKYSFGKYLELSFYSKNLHARAGVCPHDLQRDHLRFFGYKDIALRIHYDTINLLEIIVPRTRVTWKVDNDLKLRNEVYLKIEQRLNRFMGSVKARLKGINVDSVVPKLAEACKAEIEVLTRKANEDHAALIKQLQDKYISSRYWEVTPLNEVLRSVQEKVVEWDTAFADFEKNFFPSEKDIRRLATLQLKKIFLDKDSSVTSLTSSEEPPTTPTEAESGHDQMTEHPRPMRRMTLSPEKAQDVLVSVVEEDSSEKNAHEATLYKDEVPLPSSPSPEETEPSIPPAAEPDEPEGSQSPESTAQSAMPEQVPPSTTPSASSLGTSGATSDAAESGKVSPEHPPTEQGDSQGQNLDTESQTPSSMLKQPTPSGIPRLAEGVVRRTGKATSPPLLRAQSQPLQGQRDRVKMSVPLRGFRVGAAGAGGLDNISSPTPESKFRPSDRKFSDRFGLTALRNSRLTPGPSLIPRSVPSRKNNTRVSNLAKHFEQLSREFEKERQRERQQRAAKGTHSRAYPLASSKPIVEVYKNVRDAVEEREPSGEGEDFMPSTTPRLPLNESSIESGESLERTSEEEPRGEPVLQRSSTHPSTTEDKAQGDRPTGSEGEEEMHSDEDRALAEDLHTTDSNDELAKLSPEDEQLDLKELPKHERSNLLKMLTNFWSERSASGWASLDYPLSMSDHVFADCDIIVREDEPSSLVAFALASSDYKEKLANIQKRYEQLDEKKSISKEGSDAMNEAQVEHALLRSTGTHLKYQFQEGQAKMLCKIFYAEQFDALRKKCGVAERIVESLSRCAKWDSKGGKTNSLFLKTLDDRFILKSLSPIETQAFLKFAPAYFQIMSEALFHELPSAIAKMFGFYQVIIKNPATGTEFNWFLLLMENLFYDRVPTRIFDLKGSMRNRKVQSTGERNEVLLDENMVDFIYETPLFAREHSKKLLSQSVWNDTLFLGRQNVMDYSLMIAIDESRSELVVGVIDCIRTYTWDKKLESWIKDRGFAGGGKNRPTVTSPKEYKSRFREAMARYVLQAPSCWHQLQPTQSYRNQPAEAHVHHLPQAPQAPQSSQPPQSTDGDDADASADSGGSQSQT